The Labilibaculum sp. DW002 genome includes a region encoding these proteins:
- a CDS encoding aminotransferase class IV codes for MSECYRYIFLKNEKLKPSKEFKDEFLLRGSALYEVIRVVSGKPVFLKDHFQRLSNSAIQIKEQIWYTFNQIEDQIEKLIQINDVQNGNIKLVFHIDGLDKNFFVYFIKHYYPKPEQYLNGVRTIVHHAERPLPNAKVYNHSLRSKTNDIIRDAEIFEVLLLNSVGNLTEGSRSNLFFIKNNELHTAYDSEVLNGIVRSKVLEIAERLNIPIRKSHLKYDDLAKYDAAFLTGTSLMILPIKKINSISFSPSHEIINSLSEGFNKLISDYLQ; via the coding sequence ATGAGCGAATGTTACCGATATATTTTTCTTAAAAATGAAAAACTAAAACCTTCAAAAGAATTTAAAGATGAATTCTTACTTAGAGGTTCTGCCCTTTATGAAGTAATTCGCGTTGTATCTGGAAAACCCGTTTTCTTAAAAGATCATTTCCAACGATTAAGCAATTCTGCAATTCAAATAAAAGAACAAATTTGGTATACTTTTAATCAAATCGAGGATCAAATTGAAAAGTTAATCCAAATAAATGATGTGCAAAATGGCAACATCAAACTTGTTTTTCATATTGATGGATTGGACAAAAACTTTTTTGTCTACTTCATTAAACATTATTACCCAAAACCAGAACAATATCTAAATGGGGTAAGGACAATTGTTCACCATGCAGAAAGACCACTACCTAATGCTAAAGTTTACAATCACAGCTTACGATCAAAAACGAACGATATTATTAGAGATGCTGAAATATTTGAAGTATTACTCTTAAATTCGGTGGGTAACTTGACAGAAGGAAGTCGGTCGAATCTATTTTTCATTAAAAACAATGAATTACATACTGCCTATGACAGTGAAGTATTAAATGGAATTGTGCGCAGTAAAGTTTTAGAAATTGCGGAAAGATTGAACATTCCCATTCGTAAATCACATCTAAAATATGATGATTTAGCGAAATATGATGCAGCCTTTTTAACAGGAACATCTTTAATGATTCTACCAATTAAAAAGATTAATTCGATTAGCTTCTCTCCTTCTCATGAAATAATTAATTCCTTATCCGAAGGTTTTAATAAATTAATTAGTGATTATTTACAATAA
- the argS gene encoding arginine--tRNA ligase produces the protein MSIESIIKGKVVEAISACYGQKVEEESVQIQKTRREFEGDLTVVVFPFLRFSKKSPEETANDLGNYLQENIEAIPSFNIVKGFLNLVIDNTYWLSILNEAVKTDNYGFIPLVEGAKKVMIEYSSPNTNKPLHLGHIRNNLLGYSVAQILKANGYEVIKVNLVNDRGIHICKSMLAWLRFGEGETPESTGIKGDHLVGKYYVKFDQEYKKEIETLVTSGMDTDEAKKKAPLLLEAQEMLVKWEAGDEETVALWRKMNDWVLAGFEITYKTMGVDFDKVYFESDTYKQGKAIVMRGLEEGVLYQKETGSVWANLESDGLDHKLLLRDDGTSVYMTQDIGTAYERFDEFKIDEHIYVVGNEQNYHFQVLSLVMGKLGYEWHDKIQHLSYGMVELPEGKMKSREGTVVDADDLMKEMVNTARETSEELGKLSGYSKEEAEDVYYKVAMGALKYFILKVDPKKNMMFNPKDSIDFNGNTGPFIQYTYTRIQSVLKKAIDAGIEVPELAVTDLSISEKESNLIQVIANYPVVIKEAGDATSPALISNYVYDLSKEYNQFYHDFPMNKEENEDLRNFRFVLSKQVAGIIKSGMDLLGIGVPERM, from the coding sequence ATGAGTATTGAAAGTATTATTAAAGGTAAAGTAGTAGAGGCCATAAGTGCGTGCTATGGTCAGAAGGTTGAAGAAGAAAGTGTTCAGATTCAAAAGACCCGACGCGAGTTTGAGGGAGATTTAACTGTTGTTGTATTTCCATTTTTACGCTTCTCTAAAAAATCACCTGAAGAAACTGCTAACGATCTTGGAAATTATCTACAAGAAAATATTGAAGCTATTCCTTCTTTTAATATCGTAAAAGGGTTTTTAAATTTGGTTATTGATAATACTTATTGGCTTTCAATTTTGAATGAGGCAGTAAAAACTGATAATTATGGTTTTATTCCTTTAGTTGAAGGTGCCAAAAAAGTAATGATTGAGTATTCTTCTCCAAATACCAATAAGCCTCTTCATTTGGGACATATCAGGAATAATTTATTAGGTTATTCTGTTGCTCAGATTTTAAAAGCTAATGGTTATGAAGTAATCAAAGTGAATTTGGTTAACGATAGAGGAATTCATATCTGCAAATCGATGTTAGCTTGGTTGCGTTTTGGTGAGGGAGAGACGCCTGAATCAACAGGAATTAAAGGTGACCACCTGGTAGGTAAGTACTATGTGAAGTTCGATCAGGAATATAAAAAAGAGATTGAAACTCTTGTTACTAGTGGAATGGATACTGATGAGGCTAAAAAGAAAGCTCCATTATTGCTTGAAGCTCAAGAAATGCTTGTTAAGTGGGAAGCAGGAGATGAAGAAACAGTTGCTCTTTGGCGTAAAATGAACGATTGGGTATTAGCTGGTTTTGAAATCACGTACAAAACAATGGGTGTTGATTTTGATAAGGTTTATTTCGAATCGGATACATATAAACAAGGTAAGGCTATCGTTATGCGTGGTCTTGAAGAAGGTGTTCTTTACCAGAAAGAGACTGGATCGGTATGGGCTAATCTTGAATCAGATGGTTTAGATCACAAATTATTATTACGTGATGATGGAACGTCGGTTTATATGACTCAGGATATTGGAACAGCTTACGAGCGTTTTGATGAGTTTAAAATTGATGAGCATATTTATGTAGTAGGTAATGAGCAAAATTATCACTTTCAGGTTCTTTCTCTGGTTATGGGGAAATTAGGATATGAGTGGCACGATAAAATTCAGCATCTTTCTTACGGTATGGTAGAATTACCAGAAGGAAAAATGAAATCTCGTGAAGGTACAGTTGTTGATGCTGATGATTTGATGAAGGAGATGGTTAATACTGCTCGTGAAACTTCAGAAGAGTTAGGTAAACTTTCAGGTTATTCTAAAGAAGAAGCTGAGGATGTCTATTATAAGGTAGCAATGGGAGCATTGAAATATTTTATTCTGAAGGTTGATCCTAAAAAGAATATGATGTTTAATCCTAAGGATTCTATTGATTTCAATGGTAACACTGGTCCATTTATTCAGTATACATATACACGTATTCAATCCGTATTGAAAAAAGCAATTGATGCAGGAATTGAAGTGCCAGAATTAGCGGTTACAGACCTTTCTATTTCGGAAAAAGAATCTAACCTTATTCAGGTAATTGCTAATTATCCTGTAGTGATTAAAGAAGCTGGTGACGCAACAAGTCCAGCTTTGATTTCAAATTACGTTTACGATTTATCTAAGGAATACAATCAGTTCTATCACGATTTCCCTATGAATAAAGAGGAAAATGAAGATTTAAGAAATTTCCGTTTTGTTTTATCTAAACAAGTTGCAGGAATTATTAAAAGTGGTATGGATCTTTTAGGAATTGGCGTTCCTGAAAGAATGTAA
- a CDS encoding sensor histidine kinase — protein sequence MLIVLSTKVLANIQTTENFSMVDGLPSNVVFDIFEDSRGLVWLATDAGLYEFTGEDIKFRKGLTKLQGERINSICEDPDGNLWFSSLGLGLSKFDGDRLSIIQFDSLKNEREIYYLQTIGSSNKLMLGTSDGLYEYNIDESSLTAKNTTYPKAIFKIRSANNQLITSSECQKENFIYHIKFGDYLKNDSEEIPIVSLGIQNDLDKLKKVLGGEKTFRLNLSKENSVIADVIEQEENAILSYYLLRYYENGVEKRKVLKLQDNSFVDFSAVNKLDNYFINTIFLRKGQNDLWFGTQNCGLVKVENSFFKYIQTGFNGFTNPESQDLVSDFYGNILVSNKNELIIVNDLQIKKRIVAKDFYAKCAGKVENLKDFSLYRLQIDKEGLVWVSSSKGFFTFNTSNYQLQFVGITPASEFIFTQDGEILSFWDNTLSFNKKDGKCEEKPSYSFEQSSTIEISKMRNQGDIIWIATRQKGILKFQENQFTIYNRNNSGFHNVINDLLIVDNSTLIVAGNNGLIYKLNITDTDLKVIDTIGNEDGVVGTAIQGFQLLDDNSLWCGTNTGVHRFDYNSWEQDSILQFRFWNLNDGYYDQNGERSIVDADQNIWVQTRSRLLKIDTKRFSDQDHLKTRIRLRTILVHNEEWMPKKEEVDQWTNTPIEPVAFKYFENDLTFNFGMDFCQNISNVRYRYLLEGYDKTWSDWTTDTKAMYSHLPGGDYVLRIEGRQLSDLEIIPFSFTIQMKIRWWKTWWFIILASLLLILLILLTGNTYVRIVRRKEKERTKQFNRVIALKMKSLQNQLDPHFIFNALNSIQSHILDENTENALDYLSDFSMVLRKNINNANKDFISLADEINYLQHYLKLEQMRFFDKFAYKINVDNSIKPHKYLLPPMLIQPFIENAIKYGLSGSKEKGQLTLSFEAESDGYLKCTIKDNGIGRQKSKGFHQDSNISNHHKTLQITRDRIKLLNKVLDNGRVYSYSIEDLFDDSEFPCGTKVEIGFPKASRVIVNNH from the coding sequence ATGCTAATTGTATTATCTACGAAAGTATTGGCAAACATTCAAACAACGGAAAATTTTTCGATGGTGGATGGTTTGCCAAGTAATGTCGTGTTTGATATATTTGAAGATTCTAGAGGATTGGTGTGGCTTGCTACAGATGCTGGTTTGTATGAGTTCACAGGAGAAGATATCAAATTTAGAAAAGGCTTAACAAAACTGCAAGGAGAACGAATCAATTCGATTTGTGAAGATCCAGATGGAAATCTATGGTTTTCTAGTTTGGGACTTGGACTTTCTAAGTTCGATGGAGATCGTTTATCGATTATTCAATTTGATTCTTTAAAGAATGAGCGAGAAATTTATTATTTACAAACGATTGGATCTTCAAATAAATTGATGCTTGGTACTTCTGATGGTTTGTATGAATATAATATTGATGAATCATCGCTAACAGCAAAGAATACCACCTATCCTAAGGCGATATTTAAAATTCGTTCTGCTAATAATCAATTGATTACGAGTAGTGAGTGCCAAAAAGAAAATTTCATCTATCATATTAAATTTGGCGATTATCTGAAAAATGATAGCGAAGAAATTCCGATTGTAAGTTTAGGAATTCAAAACGATTTAGATAAACTTAAAAAAGTATTAGGAGGAGAAAAGACCTTTCGCTTGAATTTATCAAAAGAGAATTCAGTAATTGCTGATGTAATAGAACAGGAAGAGAATGCAATTCTTAGTTATTATTTATTGAGGTATTATGAGAATGGAGTAGAAAAACGCAAGGTATTAAAATTACAAGATAATTCATTTGTAGATTTCTCTGCTGTGAATAAATTAGACAATTACTTTATTAATACCATTTTTCTTAGAAAAGGACAGAATGATTTGTGGTTTGGAACCCAAAATTGTGGGTTGGTTAAGGTTGAAAATAGTTTTTTTAAATACATTCAAACAGGCTTTAACGGTTTTACAAATCCAGAAAGTCAAGATTTAGTTTCTGATTTTTATGGAAATATCCTTGTTTCCAATAAAAATGAATTAATCATTGTTAATGATTTGCAGATTAAAAAACGAATTGTAGCTAAAGATTTTTATGCTAAGTGCGCAGGTAAAGTCGAGAATCTAAAAGATTTTTCACTTTATAGACTTCAGATTGATAAGGAGGGGCTCGTATGGGTTTCAAGTAGTAAAGGTTTTTTTACTTTCAATACATCTAATTATCAACTGCAATTTGTTGGAATAACGCCTGCTAGCGAATTTATTTTCACACAAGACGGTGAAATTTTATCTTTTTGGGACAATACATTAAGTTTTAATAAGAAGGATGGTAAATGTGAAGAGAAACCTTCTTATTCATTCGAACAGTCTAGTACAATCGAAATTAGTAAAATGAGAAACCAGGGGGATATCATTTGGATTGCGACCAGACAAAAAGGAATCTTAAAGTTTCAAGAAAATCAGTTCACAATTTATAATCGAAATAATTCAGGGTTTCATAATGTAATAAATGATCTTCTTATAGTTGATAATTCAACCTTAATTGTAGCTGGAAACAATGGTTTAATTTACAAATTGAATATTACCGATACAGATTTAAAAGTTATCGATACAATAGGGAATGAAGATGGAGTAGTTGGTACTGCAATCCAAGGATTTCAGTTACTTGATGATAATTCATTGTGGTGTGGAACGAATACAGGAGTGCATCGGTTTGATTATAATTCTTGGGAACAAGATTCGATTCTGCAATTTCGATTTTGGAATTTGAATGATGGTTACTATGATCAGAATGGTGAAAGATCGATTGTTGATGCTGATCAAAATATTTGGGTGCAAACCAGAAGTAGACTATTAAAAATTGATACTAAACGTTTTTCAGATCAAGATCATTTAAAAACAAGGATAAGGTTAAGAACTATTCTCGTGCATAACGAGGAATGGATGCCTAAAAAAGAAGAGGTCGACCAATGGACGAATACTCCAATTGAGCCTGTTGCTTTTAAGTATTTTGAAAACGATCTCACCTTTAATTTTGGAATGGATTTTTGCCAGAATATTTCGAATGTTCGATATAGATATTTGTTAGAAGGATACGATAAAACTTGGTCGGATTGGACCACTGATACAAAAGCAATGTATTCTCATTTGCCGGGTGGTGACTATGTTTTAAGAATTGAGGGTAGACAGTTAAGTGATCTTGAAATAATACCATTTTCTTTTACGATTCAAATGAAAATTCGATGGTGGAAAACCTGGTGGTTTATTATTTTAGCAAGCCTACTGCTAATTTTGTTAATTTTACTGACTGGCAATACATATGTTAGAATTGTACGAAGAAAAGAAAAAGAGAGGACAAAGCAATTTAATCGGGTAATTGCCTTGAAAATGAAATCACTTCAGAATCAATTGGATCCTCATTTCATTTTTAATGCATTGAATTCAATTCAGAGTCATATTTTAGATGAAAATACGGAAAATGCATTAGATTATTTATCCGATTTTTCAATGGTTTTGCGTAAAAATATCAATAATGCGAATAAAGATTTTATCTCTTTAGCAGATGAGATTAACTATCTGCAGCACTATCTGAAATTAGAACAAATGCGATTTTTCGATAAGTTTGCGTACAAAATAAATGTTGATAACTCGATTAAGCCCCACAAATACTTGTTACCTCCAATGTTGATACAACCCTTTATCGAGAACGCAATTAAATATGGGTTATCAGGAAGTAAAGAAAAGGGGCAGTTGACCTTAAGTTTTGAAGCCGAGAGTGATGGCTATTTGAAATGTACTATTAAAGACAATGGTATTGGTCGTCAAAAATCTAAAGGATTTCATCAGGATAGTAACATTAGTAATCATCATAAAACACTTCAGATTACAAGAGATCGTATAAAGCTATTAAATAAAGTATTGGATAATGGCCGAGTTTATTCCTATTCGATAGAAGATCTTTTTGATGATAGTGAATTTCCTTGTGGAACAAAAGTTGAAATAGGTTTTCCGAAAGCTTCAAGAGTTATTGTAAATAATCACTAA
- a CDS encoding avidin/streptavidin family protein — translation MKINLNGKWKNQYNSVMDLAIIENRVSGTFQTAIGQPRFEEKFEISGKINSNVIAFMVDFGKYGSLACWTGRFELDDQGPVIHTMWHLSQSEGSEEEQLAKAILTGVGTFRKP, via the coding sequence ATGAAGATCAATCTTAACGGAAAATGGAAAAACCAATACAACTCTGTAATGGACTTAGCCATTATTGAAAACAGAGTAAGTGGTACATTTCAAACAGCAATTGGCCAACCCAGATTCGAGGAGAAATTTGAAATATCAGGAAAAATAAATTCCAATGTAATCGCATTTATGGTCGATTTTGGAAAATATGGATCTCTCGCGTGTTGGACTGGCAGATTTGAATTGGATGATCAAGGACCAGTAATCCACACCATGTGGCATTTATCTCAAAGCGAGGGCAGCGAAGAAGAACAGCTTGCCAAAGCAATATTAACAGGTGTTGGAACCTTTCGTAAACCATAA
- a CDS encoding tetratricopeptide repeat protein, producing the protein MKNILFILFSLFVSIQLSAQSHPDAATSKSNSSKISRLLSRAEKDFNADNKEALKLTLLAAEKALKDENMEQFANANELLGKIYIYRGNLDKAQKSFEILFNFWESMQDTAKIGYCYGYLGELHYAKCDYIKADEYYQKGFELKKHIKDSINYSYNLNALGNIRLETCRYKEALNYYFEALNLNIKNKSVSGVCYSQNGLGNTYFEMNDLVSAKKYFEESLATGKKHQLYKNIAYSLNQLAKLQNTLNNRNTAIDLYNESLEISKKLQSRNGIALSFMGIGEIYQSIMQNDKALEFHHKALKIFEEIDSKKNIASCYLNIGMVLYELKDHELAKENFRKSIEINELIGYLKGAADGHRKLGNTLYQEEKFDESLFEYRKSLNIQESIGNQKGIAYCYTNIGLVFIKQNKLTDAERYLNKSIEINKSLENHLGVASAYNNLGELYRVRKRPQKAIQHLLKSYQITSDIGAIVLKAESAKNLSKIYSDENKFEKSLSYHKVYFDLYNQMFNAQLENRVGWIQMQNERDKRINLEKIFQNEKAIEKEKLNTQSLINSFLIVIVILILLSTALIYGLYVAVKKSNKKLINEVEVRKKAEFLLADHQKNLEGLVKVRTLELEKAKNKAEESDRLKSSFLANMSHEVRTPMNAIIGFSKLLTMTTSAEKQRNYTSIINDNGYILLTLVNDIIDISMIESKQLKIKKLVFKLHPMLLELKSMFDEQKKLDKKDHIEFRIGIAEEIKEISIYSDPVRIKQILINLLRNALKFTNSGTIDFGVELNNENCRFFVKDTGIGIPPEEQDLIYDRFRQASNNTVEHGGTGLGLTISKSLTEMLGGNIWFTSHPEQGSQFNIELPFQNNPTQNQTNKAILNKQVDLSGKNILVAEDTKSNFLYIKEVLRKTNANVTWSQDGIETVEKFKTTNFDLVLMDVHLPNINGYEVTKVLKRKKPDVPVIVQTAYGFQDELKNKKESGFDAFISKPYTQEQLLEIILQNLS; encoded by the coding sequence ATGAAAAATATACTTTTTATCTTATTTTCATTATTCGTAAGTATACAATTATCCGCCCAAAGCCACCCTGATGCAGCCACATCTAAATCAAACAGCTCAAAAATTAGCCGTTTACTTTCTCGAGCAGAAAAAGATTTTAACGCTGATAATAAGGAGGCATTAAAACTAACTCTATTAGCTGCCGAAAAAGCCCTTAAAGATGAAAACATGGAGCAGTTTGCTAATGCGAACGAACTTTTAGGCAAAATTTATATTTACAGAGGGAATTTAGATAAAGCACAAAAATCCTTCGAAATTTTATTCAATTTTTGGGAGAGTATGCAAGATACTGCCAAAATAGGATATTGTTACGGATATTTAGGAGAACTCCATTACGCAAAATGTGACTACATAAAGGCTGACGAATATTATCAGAAAGGGTTCGAGCTTAAAAAACATATAAAAGATAGCATTAACTATAGCTACAATCTTAATGCTCTTGGAAATATTCGCCTTGAAACTTGTCGCTATAAAGAGGCATTAAACTATTATTTTGAGGCATTAAATCTCAACATTAAAAATAAAAGTGTTTCAGGTGTCTGTTATTCTCAAAATGGATTGGGAAACACTTACTTTGAAATGAATGATTTGGTTTCTGCAAAGAAATATTTCGAAGAATCATTAGCTACAGGCAAGAAGCATCAATTATACAAAAACATTGCTTATTCTTTAAATCAATTAGCCAAACTGCAAAACACTTTGAACAATAGAAATACTGCTATTGATTTGTATAATGAGTCGTTGGAAATAAGCAAAAAATTACAATCTAGAAATGGCATCGCCCTATCCTTCATGGGCATTGGAGAAATCTACCAGAGCATCATGCAAAATGATAAAGCTTTAGAATTTCATCACAAAGCTTTAAAAATATTTGAAGAAATTGATTCGAAAAAAAACATTGCTAGTTGTTACCTCAACATAGGAATGGTACTATATGAGTTAAAAGATCATGAATTGGCAAAAGAAAACTTTCGTAAATCTATTGAAATTAACGAGCTAATTGGATACTTAAAAGGCGCCGCAGATGGACACCGAAAATTAGGAAACACTCTTTATCAAGAAGAAAAGTTTGATGAAAGTCTTTTTGAGTACCGCAAGTCTCTTAATATTCAAGAATCTATAGGAAACCAAAAAGGAATCGCTTATTGCTACACGAATATTGGATTAGTATTTATAAAGCAAAACAAGTTAACCGATGCAGAACGATATCTTAATAAATCTATTGAGATTAATAAAAGCCTAGAAAATCATCTGGGTGTAGCCTCGGCATACAATAATCTTGGAGAATTGTATCGAGTACGTAAGCGCCCTCAAAAGGCAATTCAACACTTGCTTAAAAGCTATCAAATCACATCTGATATAGGTGCTATTGTACTGAAAGCCGAAAGTGCTAAAAACCTGTCTAAAATTTATTCGGATGAAAATAAGTTTGAAAAATCACTGTCCTATCATAAAGTTTATTTCGATTTATACAATCAGATGTTTAATGCTCAATTAGAGAATCGTGTTGGGTGGATTCAAATGCAAAATGAAAGAGACAAACGAATAAATCTAGAGAAGATATTTCAAAATGAAAAGGCTATTGAAAAAGAAAAGTTAAACACACAATCTCTGATCAACTCCTTTTTAATCGTAATCGTTATCCTTATTTTACTGTCCACAGCTCTTATTTATGGTCTTTACGTAGCAGTTAAAAAGTCGAATAAAAAGCTTATAAATGAGGTTGAAGTGAGGAAAAAAGCAGAATTTCTTCTTGCTGATCACCAAAAAAACCTAGAAGGACTCGTTAAAGTTAGAACTCTTGAACTTGAAAAAGCAAAAAATAAAGCGGAAGAATCGGACCGCTTAAAATCTTCATTTCTTGCAAATATGTCGCACGAAGTAAGAACTCCAATGAATGCAATAATTGGATTCTCAAAACTTCTCACAATGACTACTTCAGCAGAAAAGCAGCGTAATTACACAAGTATAATTAATGATAATGGCTACATCTTACTAACGCTTGTGAATGATATTATTGATATATCAATGATTGAGTCGAAGCAGTTGAAAATTAAAAAGCTCGTCTTCAAATTGCACCCTATGCTTCTTGAGTTAAAGAGTATGTTTGATGAACAAAAAAAGCTGGACAAAAAAGATCATATAGAATTCCGAATTGGTATTGCAGAAGAAATTAAGGAAATAAGTATCTACTCAGATCCAGTAAGAATTAAACAAATTCTAATCAACCTTTTAAGAAATGCATTAAAGTTTACAAATTCAGGTACAATTGATTTCGGAGTAGAATTGAATAATGAAAATTGCCGTTTCTTTGTAAAAGATACAGGAATTGGAATTCCCCCAGAAGAGCAAGATCTAATTTATGACCGTTTTAGACAGGCAAGTAATAATACCGTTGAACACGGAGGAACTGGATTAGGTCTTACCATTTCGAAAAGTTTAACTGAAATGCTCGGAGGTAATATTTGGTTTACCTCTCATCCGGAACAAGGCAGCCAATTCAATATTGAACTTCCTTTCCAAAATAATCCAACCCAGAACCAAACAAATAAGGCAATTCTAAACAAGCAAGTTGACCTATCTGGGAAAAACATACTTGTAGCGGAAGACACCAAATCAAATTTCCTATACATTAAAGAAGTGTTACGAAAAACAAATGCCAATGTAACTTGGTCGCAGGATGGTATTGAAACGGTAGAGAAATTTAAAACAACGAATTTCGATCTTGTTTTAATGGATGTCCATCTTCCGAACATTAATGGTTATGAAGTAACAAAAGTATTAAAGAGAAAAAAACCAGATGTCCCAGTTATTGTTCAAACGGCCTATGGATTCCAAGATGAACTAAAAAATAAAAAAGAATCAGGTTTTGATGCATTTATAAGCAAACCTTACACACAAGAACAACTTTTGGAAATTATTTTGCAAAATTTATCCTAG
- the ffh gene encoding signal recognition particle protein — protein sequence MFENLNERLERSFQILKGHGKITEINIAETLKDVRRALLDADVNFKIAKSFTATVKEKALGQNVLTSLKPNQLMVKIVHDELAELMGGEHVDIETKGNPAVILIAGLQGSGKTTFSGKLANLLKTKRSMNPLLVAGDVYRPAAIDQLHVLGEQIGVPVYSDKDNKNPVKIAEVAIKEAKAKGHDLVIVDTAGRLAVDETMMKEIEAVKKAIKPSEILFVVDSMTGQDAVNTAKEFNDRLDFDGVVLTKLDGDTRGGAALSIRSVVNKPIKFVGTGEKMEALDVFHPSRMADRILGMGDIVSLVERAQEQFDADEARSLQKKIAKNQFNFNDFLSQISQIKKMGNLKDLASMIPGVGKALKNIDIDDDAFKGIEAIIYSMTPLERENPTLLNGSRRKRIAAGSGSNIQDVNRLIKQFDETRKLMKMMSKGGKMSRMMGNLGGRK from the coding sequence ATGTTTGAAAATCTTAATGAAAGACTTGAGCGGTCCTTTCAGATATTGAAAGGTCATGGAAAGATCACCGAAATAAATATAGCTGAAACTTTAAAGGATGTTCGTCGTGCTTTATTAGATGCCGATGTCAATTTTAAAATCGCTAAGTCGTTTACTGCTACAGTAAAAGAAAAAGCATTAGGACAAAATGTACTAACTTCATTGAAGCCAAATCAATTGATGGTGAAAATTGTTCATGATGAATTGGCTGAATTGATGGGAGGAGAACATGTAGATATTGAAACAAAAGGTAATCCTGCTGTTATTCTTATTGCCGGTCTTCAAGGTTCGGGTAAAACAACTTTTTCAGGAAAGTTAGCAAACCTGCTTAAGACAAAACGTTCAATGAACCCTCTGTTGGTTGCTGGTGACGTTTATCGTCCAGCTGCGATTGATCAGTTACATGTTTTAGGTGAGCAAATTGGTGTTCCTGTTTATTCTGATAAGGATAATAAGAATCCAGTAAAAATTGCTGAAGTGGCTATCAAAGAGGCAAAAGCAAAAGGTCACGATTTAGTGATTGTCGATACGGCGGGTCGTTTAGCTGTTGATGAAACAATGATGAAGGAAATTGAGGCTGTTAAAAAGGCAATCAAACCTTCTGAGATTTTATTCGTTGTCGATTCAATGACTGGTCAGGATGCTGTTAATACAGCCAAAGAGTTTAATGATAGATTAGACTTTGATGGTGTTGTATTAACTAAACTTGATGGTGATACTCGTGGTGGTGCTGCCTTATCAATTCGTTCTGTTGTAAACAAGCCTATCAAATTTGTTGGTACAGGTGAGAAAATGGAAGCTCTTGATGTATTCCATCCATCTCGTATGGCTGACCGTATTTTGGGTATGGGTGATATTGTGTCGCTTGTTGAGCGTGCACAGGAGCAGTTTGATGCTGATGAAGCTCGAAGTCTACAAAAGAAGATTGCTAAGAATCAATTCAACTTTAATGATTTCCTTTCTCAAATCTCTCAGATTAAGAAAATGGGTAATCTTAAAGATTTGGCATCAATGATTCCTGGTGTAGGAAAAGCACTCAAGAATATTGATATTGATGATGATGCTTTTAAAGGTATTGAGGCGATTATATATTCGATGACACCACTGGAGCGTGAGAATCCAACTTTACTGAATGGATCGCGACGTAAGCGTATTGCTGCAGGTAGTGGTTCAAATATTCAGGATGTGAATCGTTTGATTAAGCAATTCGATGAAACTCGAAAATTAATGAAAATGATGTCCAAAGGCGGAAAGATGTCCCGAATGATGGGAAATCTGGGCGGCCGAAAATAA